The Oryza brachyantha chromosome 6, ObraRS2, whole genome shotgun sequence region ttaatggaagTTTGACACTCATTAAATATAGTGTcatgttaatatttttttatgatggcaagcagttaattaaaaaagataaaatgagttttatttagatgaaacTCTTTTACAGTATTTCCAACGCAAATCTATTACCAtgaaataacaaataaaacttatgtattatataaactttttcaaTCACCAATTAATTCTTACGTCGCTTATGTGACACTCTatagaaatatagaaatgaAACCTCTCGGTTGGAATAGTGTAAGGCTACTCTCGATAGGAGTTTCATTTCGATTCAATAGGGTTTCATGtgagcaaattttatgatatgaaaatataattaccAAGAGAAATAGGGGATGGGTTTCACCCGTATGAAACTAGGTATAcaatattgctaagaatatgaAACTGTATGAAAATAGCATTAGAGGCTAAAGTGTTTTATATCCTATACATCCAGCTAATCACATATTTCGctattaatattataattagCATATTACACCGAGAAATGAAATTGTACATTAGATCTCTTGTTTCATTGATCAATCCAAACCTCTTTAGATAACTTAGGGATTCGTGAAAACTGTAAAATAAGActcattttattattaaagaaatttttggcacgttttatattatgtatatttataaataatttgaataagatgagaaGTCCAacctataataaaaatcaatgtcGTTAGAGCAAGTACCATAAGCATCTTAACACCTCTGCAGAGGCCACGGATGGCTTCGTCAGAATGCTAGATGAAGCGGCCCGATCTGTGTCCAAAAGAGTatgagggaggagagaggcaCCGGGGATGAAGTGGGGCGGCGTACATGACGTTGGTCGCTGAGGTTGGCCCACCGCCGTTGAGCTCAATCCGCCACTGCCGAACTCTCTGATTCGTCGCCGCCCAAACTTATCCGTCACAACcgagctcgatcgatcatcaCCGCGGTCGCTCCACTGTTGTCCGGCTTGATCCGTTGCCCCCAAGCTTGTTCCGCCACCGTTCGCCGCTGAGATCCATCGCTGAGGTCCTTCGCTCTGCCCGCCACCGAGATCCACATGAGGAGTGGAGGGGCGGGGAGCTTGCAGCTGGATTCGAGGAGAGGATCCATGGGCAGCGACAGAGAGAGGAAAGCGGGCAACATACGGTGTGAGTGGAGAGGACAGAGAgtctgaaataaaaaaaaatccctagtACCATTCAAAACCACATGTATTGTAGGCAGTGTTTCCTTTGAATGGCTTCATCCTATTTAGAAGATGAGGATCCTTGTTAAGGGTCCATGCATTATTCATACCCTTATGTCATGGTCCGGAGGTTGGTTGCAAAGGTTTATGTGAGCTGGCCTAGAGAGTGCCTAAATGCTAGGTCTGCTTCTGggtgttaaaatttttaaaaaacgaaGGGTACGGTCTCTTTATTTTCTGTTCTCACGATGTTACGTAGAAATTTCACACAAGAAATCCATGGATCGACTCATTTCTGTGATAATCTAGTGGACAAAATGAAATTTCTACGTGGTGGAATGGAATGATTCTGATCGATCACGATCTTATATGTCCATGCGTTGCAatgagattttattaaaaaatattatcagcatattattaaagtagagCTAATAAAATTGCTTCATAAGTAAgttttggttatttttttttcatgaaaaataggacCACCATCGTTAAAGAGGACATAGATATCTCGTACGTAACGTaccgctcgatcgatcgaagcGAACACACGGCGGGCGGGCTAGCTACCTACCTCCGCGCGCGCCGGTGCAGTGCAGCCGTGCaggccccccccccccccccccccccccccccccccccccccccccgcgcgcGGCTAGCTACACCATGCATCTGGGCGACGCCGACAGCTCGCCGCCACCCACGACAACACAAGCAGTACGTGCCCGCCCGGCCGCACTCGCGAATCCACCGTCAGCTCGCTCTGTcgcgccccgcgcgcgcggctccccctcccctcttcgcgtggccgacggcgagccaTATATGCATCAGCACGTATACGCACGCACGGGCAGCAAACGCGCGGGCGCTCGATCGGGTCGTGGGGCGTGGCGGTGGCccgcgcgtcggcgtcggcgtcggcgggcgTGCATGGGGGTTCGGTTCGGAGTGTGGgagcggccgcgcgcgcgcgcaagcTGCGTGCGGGTTTTTGCGGGGACGGGAGCGCGGCCACGCGGCGGGGCTGGCCGCCTCTTGATGGCACCGGCCAAACGCGTGGCCCCGCGTGGCGAGacgtgggcggaggggcggccGCCCGATCGacccggcggcgtcgggaCCCTGGCCGTCCGATCGCCGCGGGAGTCGCCCTCGGCGTGGGTGGGAACGCCAGGGTGGATGTACGAAAAGGGCCTCCTTTCCCCCCACATGACCCCTTcgtttcttgaaaatttttttgtttggaattgTCTAACAAGTAAAGGATTTCCCTATGTTATTAGGGCGATTCCTGGGCCACCACTAGCCCATATGGGATTTCTCCCTATGTGTTAACATGAAGATTGTCACATGTATTAACTTAAGTAAAGTGCATCagcggtccttaaacttgtatgcatgtgtcatgTAGGtttctgaactctcaaaatgtattttttgatCCCTAAACTTATCCAGGGGTGTCATATAAGTCCAAACAAGCTCCGACTCGCTCTATTCCCTGACGTGGCATATCACGGTAGCGCCtacgagaagagagagaattgaataaggaggagagaaagaaactgacatgtgggacccacgtgGTACCACCAACACGTaagcgccaccgtggcatgccacgtcagcggatggaacGGGTTAGagctcgtttggacctatatgacacccctgGATAAGTTCAGGGActcaaaaatacattttgagagttcaaggacctagatgacacatgcatacaagtttaggtgcacttcactctattAACTTCATGGATCTCTCAACTGAGATTGATGATTAAAAGAAATTCAATTTGGAGCACTGCTACGTATACAGAAGAACAAATCGTTTAAACAGCGTACACAGGTATAATTTGTATGGCACTTGACCTCCTACTcattaaacttatttttcacgAATGTGTATTTACACGTATCTTTAGTGTGATTGGATGTGTTATcagtaatctaaaagcaaataccgaaaaataaactacaataagaGTCTccttaaattaactttaaatttatgtttcaaaattaaatattttactgatataagcgaaaagataaggataTGGCTATAGCCAGTTATATGTCACTTTTGAGGAGAAAATTGTAAGGACTAGCATgccaaatataaaaacaataggGATTGGGGTGTAAAAGTCCCATATTCCATTTGCCTATTTCGAACGAAAAGATTGGCCATGTCCGGACGCACAGCACAGTGCCGCCCCTACTTGAATCATatcaaacaaaacaagaatCCATCCAGAGACACCAGGGGACACAGAAACGTGCCCACAATTACTAATTCCCTAGctaagcagctagctagcggcGTGCTGCCATCTCCCAGACGAGTGTGCAAACAGAGTGATAGTGATGAGTGAGAGAGACAgtgagagaagaagaagaatgcaCCAAGGTcagagctcgccggcggcggactccAGCAGCGAGAGGTCGTCCAGCTCCGCCCCAAACACAGACGACGCCAAGGAAGGCACGCCCCCCacaccctcgtcgtcgtcgtctagcttgatttttttgctctgtctctaatcaattaatttctGTTCTTGATCGATGATCACCATGTTCCATGGCCGTCTAGCTAGCTGATCTTGTTGCTTCGATTTGTTAGTTCTAcgctctctctttttttttcgtttcttgCTATCTCTTTGATCGATGTCGCTGCATATGCACGGGGTGTGTGCTAGGGATggagagcgacgacgacgatatAGGGAGGGTGCCGGAGTTCGGGCTGGCGCTGCCGGggacggcgtcgacgtcgggcAGGGGTGTTCATGCTgcaggcgacgcggcggcggcggccgggacaTCGTCGTCGCCAGCGGCACAGGCCAGcagcgggcgccgccgcggacgcAGCCCCGCCGACAAGGAGCACCGGCGGCTCAAAAGGTGTGTATCTAGTGTAGGGCTGTAGGCTTCCACACTTCGTACACGTACGTATACTGGTATACAATACGTAGCTCGATCCACCAATACGTACCCCTCGTGCTACCTCTCGCTACTGTAGTTAGTGTAGGCGTATACTGCGCTATACGATAGGACACGTTGCTATTTAATTAGAAAGCTCCCTGTATATAGTGGTTATTATGGTCTAagaggctagctagcttgctttAGTATTACCACTGTTTTAgaacgaaaaaaataattgttgaTATCCATATGGAAAAGTCTATATATTGGAGGCGTTTGAAATAGATTATTTACCAGATTATTAAGAGGGATTACGTACCTAGTTGATTCAATACTTTAGGAAATGAACTTTAAAAATAGCTTAGAACAAGTACTACAACAATGTAGTTAATTGGAAAAGCTTTTGGAGAAGCGTAGTTTTGTTAGTAGCATGAAGAAAATAATCTATGGTAATAATCggtgaagaaattaaaaagaacGCGCCATTCCCTTTGGTCACAAATACTACTACTGTATGTTAACTTTTCACCAGTCTCTTGTCTGTTCAACTTTTTATCCCtaactaaaataattaagtttATAAAGTTAGCAACTTTCGTTACAATAttatgaaagtatttttaagaattatgCATGCcgtataattttaaaaactaagtatttaaaatttattgatagtcaaaattttaaattttgaaccaaAAATGATACTATATATTACTGACAAGAGGGAGAGTATATGTACTATGTAAACCGCCgatgccaaattttaaaatcctaTTTTTGTAATGAacatattttccttttaaaattaatgtaaCCAACAAAATTGAGATGCTTACATTTGTATACTTTCAAATTTGGcgtaatatatttataaaccaataaCTTTAAATAGTGGATACGTTAATGTGTAATCAAGATTATTCTCTCGTGATGCGAAGTAGTTAACAATATTCCAACAATTTTGGACAAGTTGTTTGATGCTTCCTAATGGAGCGAATCTACACGTGAAGATTATGTCCTATATTTGGCAAATGGGCCCGACATTTTCAGGTTAATGAGGGAAGTTCTTTAGTAGTACTTTAGCCTATCGTTATGTTGTTCCAATAATGATGATTTGCAAATTCTTGACACATGGAACATGCGCCTGATAAGAAAATGAGATCGTGTAATTGATTATATATGTGGAATTTTAGAGATGATATTGTCGCACAGGGGTTATATTGATTCAGGTGAGCAAATAACACCAAAATCTTACCTATTTTCATGTTAATTCACGTTTATCTtaactttgattaaaaaactcATAATATAAATCCATATCCACTTATTTATTACTAGTACCATATTTTGTATTAATTGTTATTTTAGCTCTATGCACATACATCAGAGgtatcaataaaaaattaatgctaCCCAAAGATAAACAAACCATTGTTTGCTAATTGAAAAGGGGCTGCTACAGGCTACTGAGGCTAGGATACCAAGACAGCCTTTCCAAAAGGTACTTTGTATGAGTTGATACTAGACATTATACTATTGTACCCATCAATGCTTGGCTAGTAACAACCATTGATGACAACCTGATATTCCTGATAGGTAACCTGGTACCCCGATACCTATCGGTAATAGGGCGATACTAAGTACCATGATTCCCCTTTACTCCACTCTCTTTTCTCCCGTCACTACTTCACTCTTTCCagtggtgtttagatttatgaaaaattttggtagaaatgtcacatcaaatgtttgacatgatgtcggaaggggtttttgacacgaataaaaatacgaatttcacggctagcataaaaaccgcgagacgaatcttttgagcctaattaatccgtcattagcatatgttggtactgtagcacttatggctaatcatgaactaattaggcttaaaagattcgtctcgactcaaaagattcgtctcaaaatttctttcataactgtgcaattcattttttagtttatctatgtttaatgctttatttacgTGTCTAAAAATCTGATGcgatgttttaaaaaaaaaactttaggaATGTGTTTCCGTAAGCAAATAGCAAAAGTATCGGTACTATCATGGTGGTAGCCTCTTTGACTAGGAGATGGGCATGACATAGTCCACCAGAGCTAATGACAATTGGGTGGTGCTTCTCATGAAGCTTCTAGATGAGGAGGAGACGTGGGATGACTACTCCTAGCATAGCTGACCGTTGTGTGTGAGAGACGATGGCACTAATCGGCTGACTTGTTGTGTGGGAAAAAGGCAGAAagaggaggtggcgatggtgaTCGGGTGTTAGACGTCGAAAATGCGAATCCACGTGTCACACACAAAggtctgggagtcaatcttagatagctccagtgcaggacctaaattcttagaatgatgcgTGAGCGTGCCAGTcaatttgatcctgcaactgataagatgaaaaataaaacaagtcgatcAGCTATCGAGCTGATAGGTAAATAAAAGTCCAGCTAATtagatgttgatgctgcagaggttagccgataggataaacgatcggctgtaaaaagttACTCATTAATCTTAATCGATCGGACAAgtccctataaccagatcgaactagacgtacaaagattggacttaaccaggacagtatgcagtcgagcatgatatgattataggaaacatgaagaccGATAAAGCCAATAAATAAAACGACGAATTTCTTGGAATAAACGgtgaatcatatgttacgatcggctaaaaccaatttgcgtATGATTCTcacaagccgatgcaacataaataattgttGATCTTAACTAAATCCAGCCGATTGGTGTAGAAAGAATGCAGTAaaacaatcggctactctattgatgtaaatatgataagcatgtagatcgacaaaaatcatcggctatagacggcggacaaacaaacaagatctataaaatagctagcccagattgctaagaataatcgtagaagatcggacccaaccgagacaattCAAGATTAGaactagcaatgtcaggatagatactaaacagattagattgctatcaagccaatgagccgatgactggtaacttatcggctggtactccgataaaacaatgagtaaaatacaccaatctgatataaaccatctgacaaatgcaatctactagatcggacctaaccgagacagtactagattgaatatgtcaaatagcgaatatcaaaccaacatagatcgcccaaagtggttgaccagatcaactcaaaacacgaaagtgatctaattTGAagctgatacgataactagtaatcgcgcaactagattagaagatcagactgaaccgagacagttctaatctagtcggacgattaccgtggcctgacggaacgtaggacttacccctccgtcggagatcgagacgatgcagccccacgtcaggtgccaagtttcgccggagttgaaacctcggttaggagggtggcgatgcgccgaagataatcgatctaattgatgtgtagatgaatTACAATTACCccagacatatatatttataccctcgagGGATTCTAATCCGTATCGgatacgactcctaatagataaaaagaaataacaaactctatctctaacacgacacggtttctaatagataaaagaaaacaaacaagtctcAACCGGACTCTAAtatcttagagataaaattctaactaactctaactactaaATAAAATTACGCTTCCAAGCCTTGTCTTTATGATTCcctgttgaattcgaactcttccgtataaaatatctatcgaCGATTacactttttcttttttgaatcCAATACGAAAATTTACTAAATCTTTATGTTAACATCGGGGTCGAGGAAAGAGAAGGGCGGCTAGGATGCCACCAATGATAAGACTAGCGGGCGAAAGGAGGGTCACAGTCGTCTTTagctccgccaccaccgaaGGAGAAGCATACCACGTGGATATAGTGAACAACATCTTCAACAATAGCATTCCCATTACAATGAcaactttttaatattattccTTCGtgttgaaaaagaaagaagtttTCGACGTACTTTTCAACATCAACGAGGTGTAATTTTGGCTACTCCTTATGCATAATTAAGTAGAAAGGTGCTGTTAGGACAAAGCTGACTATATTGTCTTTGTATGTTTACTAACATATTGCATGCTCATGCATTGTAAcgagattttattaaaaaaattattaacatcttattaaattagagttgataaaaatattttgatatatatatatatgtcttagttattttttatttcaaaaaataagagagTTGATGGTGGGATAGGTGATAGATTCATCGGTTCACCATCACTACGGCTTATTTCTATGGAAGTACGAATAAAGTATAAACTACGGCTATATTGTCTTTATATGCCTATAAAGTGTAAAAtgcattttaaataataattgtggtcaaaattaacttttgttGACTATATACGAACTAAAATGGCGTTCTTTTATCATCAAAGATTAATGTCATGTTTCTTTCagtttaagattattataatctagattgttgagtcagattactataagctatattgttataatctgtagtagaataaACTATaagttatttcttttctagattattagagcctagattattgggtttgcaGGTTTAAAAGGGGAGTGGTGTGGCATGGTGGATAATTTTtcactcaataatctagaaaaactcACCTAAATGAGTTTACcggattataataagctagactcctgattataataatctactTCAATAAGTTATCTATTTCTTTTAGGTTACTCctaataatatagattataataatctcaaGCTGAAAAAAACAGTGACTAACATATCTATTTTTGACTGACAATATAGAACATACTTTTTATTTCTCTCAATTGTACACTCTCCTTAATTCTCTATTTAAGAGCTTAATTTTGTGGTCGGTGTTTGCGAATTAATTAATCCACTAGATTGTTGAGGAACCGGGTGTCAGCGCAGCAGGCTcgggagaggaagaaggcgtACATGAGCGAGCTGGAGACGAGGGTGAAGGACCTGGAGAGGAGCAACTCAGAGCTGGAGGAGAGGGTCTCTACACTGCAAAACGAGAACCAGATGCTTAGGCAGGTAATAAAGGGttgtcttttcgtttctatttatacttataagttataatataatttttaaacttaaatttaaaattaatttagaggtttttcaccaaagtttattttttagccttggcttttatatcgctaagaacacatataaaatttttattcataaattatttttcgttgcCAAACAATGACCCGCTGTGTATTCCTATTTCCCTAACTGACATGCATTCATAATTCTGATCAGATCTTCATGCCCACTAAAGGTCATTGACAGTTGACACAGTTTTAATTAAGTTGATAACCTTGTAAATTAAGCTTCCTGTCAAATAGCATCCCTGATATGCATATGGCAGCGtttgaaatatattattattaccaTTATATCAGATGACTATagggataaattaaatattttaagatattaaatttaaaaaatagcttaAAAACAAGTGGCCTACACAATGCAGTATAAGAAAGTTTTTTGAGAAAACATGTTTTAAGAAGAGTGAAGCAAATAATCAATTCCAATAATTAGCTAAATAAGGCTGCAAAGAACGTGGGGCATGCAGAAAAATCAAAGGCAGCATATAGAAGGGTATCTGACGATTACAAATACTGCTAGTAGATGCTGAGATGCCAAATGTTTAACTTCTTTCATTCCAGGTACTGAAGAACACAACTGTAAGCAGAAGAGGGCCAGACAGCAGTGCCGGCGGAGACAGCTAGTAACCGCAGTTTGATTCATCTCGACTATCATATTTGAATACATGGCCGTCTGGAGTCCGGAGTTCGATTAATTTTGTTGGTTGACTAGCTCTATTTGTCAGAGTCA contains the following coding sequences:
- the LOC102711078 gene encoding transcription factor HY5, whose translation is MSERDSERRRRMHQGQSSPAADSSSERSSSSAPNTDDAKEGMESDDDDIGRVPEFGLALPGTASTSGRGVHAAGDAAAAAGTSSSPAAQASSGRRRGRSPADKEHRRLKRLLRNRVSAQQARERKKAYMSELETRVKDLERSNSELEERVSTLQNENQMLRQVLKNTTVSRRGPDSSAGGDS